A portion of the Vreelandella subglaciescola genome contains these proteins:
- a CDS encoding APC family permease, with product MSKEQDRTSRYQEGSLTLPGTVMLGTGVMIGAGIFALTGQMAQMAGALFPLAFLAAAIVVSFSSYSYIKISNAYPSAGGIGMYLHKAYGDRLATGFNALLMYFSMVIAQSFLARTFGSYTMQLFGGDEGGRMVPMLGVSLILAAFVINLLGNRWIQGVASFIGILKIGGILVFGLVGVWLADSLAVDFSSSGETGVVGNFLGATALGILAFKGFTTITNSGSEVKDPHRNVGRAIVISIAACVVLYTLVGFAVASNLSLAEIIETQDYSLAAAARPALGDYGLWFTVAIAMMATAGGILASIFAVSRMLAMLTEMKLVPHSHFGMPGSIQKHTLVYTVVLGLVLTAFFDLSRIAALGIIFYLIMDISIHWGVLRYLHQDIKATRWVPVVSIVLDLTILGGFVWVKLNTDPFVLGVAVVAMIVIAVAEQMYLKSSARRKAMERDEPHEHQH from the coding sequence ATGAGCAAAGAACAGGACAGAACCTCGCGCTATCAGGAAGGCAGCCTGACCCTACCAGGGACGGTGATGCTGGGCACCGGTGTCATGATCGGTGCCGGTATATTTGCGCTTACCGGACAAATGGCCCAGATGGCGGGAGCGCTGTTTCCGCTGGCATTTCTGGCTGCCGCAATCGTTGTTTCCTTCAGTTCCTATTCCTATATCAAAATCTCCAACGCCTACCCATCAGCGGGTGGCATCGGCATGTATCTGCATAAGGCGTACGGCGATCGTTTGGCAACGGGATTCAATGCCTTGCTGATGTATTTCTCGATGGTGATTGCCCAGAGCTTCCTGGCCCGCACGTTCGGGTCATACACCATGCAGCTGTTCGGGGGTGATGAAGGCGGGCGTATGGTGCCGATGCTGGGTGTGTCGCTTATTTTGGCGGCATTCGTGATCAACCTGCTTGGCAACCGTTGGATTCAGGGCGTTGCTTCGTTCATTGGAATTCTAAAAATTGGCGGCATTCTGGTTTTCGGGCTGGTGGGCGTATGGCTGGCCGACAGTCTTGCGGTCGATTTTTCGAGCAGTGGCGAAACCGGCGTCGTCGGCAACTTCCTCGGTGCAACGGCACTGGGCATACTGGCCTTTAAGGGTTTTACCACCATCACCAACAGCGGCTCCGAGGTGAAAGACCCGCACCGCAACGTAGGCCGCGCCATTGTGATCTCCATTGCCGCCTGCGTGGTTCTCTACACACTGGTGGGCTTTGCGGTTGCAAGCAATTTATCCCTCGCCGAAATCATCGAGACCCAGGACTACTCTCTAGCTGCGGCAGCGCGCCCGGCACTGGGTGATTACGGTCTATGGTTCACCGTAGCGATTGCCATGATGGCCACCGCTGGAGGCATCCTCGCCAGTATATTTGCAGTCTCACGCATGCTGGCCATGTTGACCGAGATGAAGCTGGTACCTCACAGCCACTTCGGTATGCCTGGCAGCATCCAGAAACACACACTCGTTTACACCGTGGTGCTGGGCTTGGTTCTGACCGCATTTTTTGACCTCTCAAGAATCGCAGCCCTAGGCATCATTTTTTATCTGATTATGGATATCTCTATTCATTGGGGGGTGCTGCGCTACCTGCATCAGGATATTAAGGCCACAAGGTGGGTGCCAGTCGTGTCGATTGTCCTGGACCTGACGATTCTGGGCGGTTTTGTCTGGGTTAAACTGAACACTGACCCCTTTGTGCTCGGTGTGGCAGTCGTCGCTATGATTGTCATCGCAGTTGCCGAACAGATGTACCTGAAATCTTCTGCCAGAAGAAAGGCTATGGAACGTGATGAGCCCCACGAACACCAGCACTAA
- the epmA gene encoding EF-P lysine aminoacylase EpmA, with protein sequence MMSDWEPSASIETLRARAQLLARVRSFFAERDVLEVETPMLGQGGSTDVHLASLSAEARTPAGRQRLWLQTSPEFHMKRLLAAGSGAIFQLAKSFRDGEVGGRHNIEFTMLEWYRPGFSLTALMDETAALIHAILPPSVLSKPQGAPKRYAYRELFHTHLDVDPFTTSLARLRRLAAERGFMPAHALDDEPRDTCLDLLMSMVIEPTLGQGELSAVVDYPASQAALARRHRDRHGDWVASRFELYLNGVELANGYDELIDPAEQRARFEADNAERREVGFNEVDVDTRLVAALEHGLPEGSGVALGIDRLIQLALGKPRLSDVISFDTTRC encoded by the coding sequence CTGATGAGCGACTGGGAACCCTCGGCCTCGATTGAGACGCTGCGTGCGCGGGCACAACTGTTAGCCCGCGTGCGCAGTTTTTTTGCCGAGCGCGACGTGCTGGAAGTAGAAACCCCCATGCTTGGCCAGGGCGGCAGCACCGATGTCCACCTGGCCTCGCTGTCTGCCGAGGCGCGAACGCCGGCAGGGCGCCAGCGGCTGTGGCTGCAAACCTCGCCCGAGTTTCATATGAAGAGGCTGCTGGCGGCGGGCAGCGGCGCTATATTCCAGCTGGCGAAAAGCTTTCGCGATGGCGAAGTGGGTGGCCGCCACAATATCGAATTCACCATGCTCGAGTGGTATCGCCCGGGCTTTAGCCTGACCGCGCTGATGGACGAAACCGCCGCGCTGATCCATGCCATCTTGCCCCCTTCTGTCCTATCCAAGCCGCAGGGCGCGCCCAAGCGCTACGCCTACCGCGAGCTGTTTCATACCCACCTCGATGTCGACCCGTTCACCACGTCGCTTGCGCGCCTGCGCCGGCTTGCTGCCGAGCGCGGCTTTATGCCCGCGCACGCGCTTGATGACGAGCCGCGCGATACTTGCCTGGATTTGCTCATGAGCATGGTCATCGAGCCCACCCTTGGCCAAGGCGAGCTGAGCGCCGTGGTGGACTACCCGGCCAGCCAGGCCGCACTGGCGCGCCGCCATCGCGACCGCCACGGCGACTGGGTCGCCTCGCGCTTCGAGCTTTACCTGAATGGCGTGGAGCTTGCCAACGGCTACGACGAACTGATTGATCCCGCCGAACAGCGCGCGCGCTTTGAAGCCGACAACGCCGAACGCCGCGAGGTAGGCTTTAACGAGGTCGACGTAGACACGCGCTTGGTCGCCGCCCTCGAACACGGCCTGCCAGAAGGCAGCGGCGTAGCACTAGGGATCGACCGGCTAATCCAGCTGGCGCTGGGCAAGCCGCGCCTGAGTGACGTCATTAGCTTTGATACGACACGGTGTTGA
- the efp gene encoding elongation factor P — MANYSTNEFKGGLKVMLDGDPCSIVENELVKPGKGQAFNRVKLRNLMTGRVGERTFKSGESLEGADVMELEMEYLYTDGDMWYFMQTDGSFEQYAVEKKALGDDEKWLKEQVPYTVTLWNDNAIQITPPNFIALEVTETDPGLKGDTAQGGSKPATLSSGAVVRVPLFINEGEVLKVDTRTGDYVSRA; from the coding sequence ATGGCCAACTATTCTACCAACGAATTCAAGGGCGGTTTAAAGGTAATGCTCGACGGCGATCCGTGCTCGATTGTCGAAAACGAGCTGGTCAAACCAGGCAAAGGGCAAGCGTTCAACCGCGTGAAGCTGCGCAACCTGATGACCGGCCGCGTGGGCGAGCGCACCTTCAAGTCCGGCGAGTCGCTCGAAGGCGCCGATGTGATGGAACTGGAAATGGAATACCTCTACACCGACGGCGACATGTGGTATTTCATGCAGACCGACGGCTCCTTTGAGCAGTACGCGGTAGAAAAAAAGGCGCTGGGTGATGACGAAAAGTGGCTCAAAGAGCAGGTGCCCTACACCGTGACGCTGTGGAACGATAACGCGATTCAGATCACGCCGCCCAACTTCATCGCGCTTGAAGTGACCGAAACCGACCCCGGCCTGAAAGGCGACACCGCGCAGGGTGGCTCCAAGCCGGCGACGCTTTCCTCGGGTGCCGTAGTGCGCGTGCCGCTGTTCATCAACGAAGGCGAAGTGCTGAAAGTTGATACCCGCACCGGGGACTATGTGTCGCGCGCCTGA
- the epmB gene encoding EF-P beta-lysylation protein EpmB yields the protein MQDNIIIANADDTPSAASWQRQLSRAVRDPQTLCERLGLGSLWQAGAHTGHALFETCVPEAFLARIKPHDPNDPLLRQVLPLSNEALETPGFVSDPLAEAEHRPARGLIHKYHGRVLLIASPNCAVNCRYCFRRHFPYADNAPSRAQWQEALNYLRADESIREAIFSGGDPLAGSDRQLAWLVGELEGIAHLKRLRIHTRLPVVIPDRVDDALLGWLGQARLQTVMVLHINHAQEIDRAVIEACARLQQAGVTLLNQSVLLRGVNDDVDTLAALSERLFDARVLPYYLHVLDPVAGAAHFDVSDDEARELVAGLRQQLPGFLMPRLVREIPGEASKTPL from the coding sequence TTGCAGGACAACATCATTATCGCCAACGCCGACGACACCCCCAGCGCGGCCTCCTGGCAGCGCCAGCTTTCCCGCGCGGTGCGCGACCCGCAGACCCTCTGCGAACGGTTGGGGCTTGGCAGTTTATGGCAGGCCGGCGCCCACACCGGCCATGCGCTGTTTGAAACCTGCGTGCCCGAGGCCTTTCTGGCGCGCATCAAACCCCATGATCCCAACGACCCGCTGCTGCGCCAGGTGCTGCCGCTTAGTAACGAGGCGCTTGAAACGCCGGGGTTTGTCAGCGACCCGCTGGCCGAGGCCGAGCACCGCCCCGCGCGCGGGCTGATCCACAAATACCACGGCCGCGTGCTGCTGATCGCAAGCCCCAACTGCGCGGTTAACTGCCGCTACTGCTTTCGCCGCCACTTCCCGTATGCCGACAACGCGCCGTCCCGCGCCCAGTGGCAGGAAGCGCTTAACTACCTGCGCGCCGACGAATCGATCCGCGAGGCGATCTTTTCCGGCGGCGACCCGCTGGCGGGAAGCGATAGGCAGCTGGCGTGGCTGGTAGGCGAGCTTGAAGGCATTGCGCACCTCAAGCGGCTGCGGATTCACACCCGCCTGCCAGTGGTGATTCCCGACCGCGTGGATGATGCCCTGCTTGGGTGGCTTGGCCAAGCGCGGCTGCAAACCGTGATGGTGCTGCACATTAACCACGCCCAGGAGATCGATCGGGCGGTGATTGAGGCCTGCGCGCGGCTGCAGCAAGCGGGGGTGACGCTTTTGAACCAGAGCGTGCTGCTGCGCGGCGTCAACGACGATGTCGATACGCTTGCCGCGCTTTCCGAGCGATTGTTTGACGCCCGCGTGCTGCCCTACTACCTGCACGTGCTCGACCCGGTGGCGGGAGCGGCGCATTTCGACGTCTCCGACGACGAAGCGCGCGAGCTAGTGGCAGGCCTTCGCCAACAGCTGCCGGGCTTTTTGATGCCGCGTCTGGTGCGCGAAATACCCGGGGAAGCGAGCAAAACGCCGCTTTGA
- the leuA gene encoding 2-isopropylmalate synthase, which translates to MMLSDPAQKYRPFVAVDLPDRQWPGKRIEQPPIWTSVDLRDGNQSLIDPMNQERKQRLFDMLVNIGFKEIEVGFPSASQTDFDFVRTLIEQDKIPDDVTIQVLTQARPHLIERSFEALKGAKNAIVHVYNATDPMFRRVVFKVDKQDCVQIAQDATRQIRDAMNAAPETNWTFQYSPELFTTTEMDFAVEIVEAVMDTYQPTAEHRMIVNLPATVECATPNNYADQIEWFCRQVKNRDTLIISLHPHNDRGTGVAAAELGLMAGADRVEGTLFGNGERTGNVDIVTVAMNMYTQGVHPALDFSNITPIMREVEHCNQLPVHPRHPYVGDLVFTAFSGSHQDAIKKGMTERREHPDAIWHVPYLPIDPLDVGRSYEAVIRVNSQSGKGGVSYLLEQEHGVELPRRLSIEFSQVVQEVAERTGREITSQMIYQAFSDEYLERSEPFALASHRLWSEPDSPKVNLEATVDIDGQRQTLSGEGNGPLAAFIGALASAGHEVEIIDYNEHSRGQGADAEAVAYVEVRLDGKAIFGVGIDDSITSASMKGVLSAINRHHSTQAPAANVTSNTLA; encoded by the coding sequence ATGATGTTGTCTGATCCCGCGCAAAAATACCGCCCCTTTGTCGCCGTTGACCTGCCCGATCGCCAGTGGCCGGGCAAGCGCATCGAGCAGCCGCCCATCTGGACCAGCGTCGATCTACGTGACGGCAACCAGTCGCTGATTGATCCGATGAATCAAGAGCGCAAGCAGCGCCTCTTTGACATGCTGGTAAATATTGGCTTTAAGGAAATCGAAGTGGGCTTTCCGTCGGCCTCACAAACCGATTTTGACTTCGTGCGCACGCTGATCGAGCAGGACAAGATCCCTGATGATGTGACCATCCAAGTGCTCACCCAGGCGCGCCCGCACCTGATCGAACGCAGCTTTGAGGCGCTCAAAGGCGCCAAAAACGCTATCGTCCACGTGTATAACGCCACTGACCCGATGTTTCGCCGCGTGGTGTTCAAGGTCGACAAGCAAGACTGCGTCCAGATTGCCCAAGATGCCACTCGTCAGATTCGCGACGCCATGAATGCCGCGCCGGAAACTAACTGGACGTTCCAGTACTCGCCGGAGCTTTTCACCACCACCGAGATGGATTTCGCCGTCGAGATTGTCGAAGCGGTGATGGATACCTACCAGCCGACAGCCGAGCACCGCATGATCGTCAACCTGCCGGCAACGGTGGAGTGCGCCACGCCCAACAACTACGCCGATCAGATCGAGTGGTTCTGCCGTCAGGTAAAAAACCGCGACACGCTGATTATCAGCCTGCACCCGCACAACGACCGCGGCACCGGTGTGGCGGCCGCCGAGCTTGGCCTGATGGCCGGTGCGGACCGCGTCGAAGGCACGCTGTTTGGCAACGGCGAGCGTACCGGCAACGTCGATATCGTGACCGTGGCGATGAATATGTACACCCAGGGTGTGCACCCCGCACTGGATTTCTCCAACATCACGCCGATCATGCGCGAGGTGGAGCACTGCAATCAGCTGCCGGTGCATCCGCGCCACCCTTACGTGGGCGATCTGGTGTTTACTGCCTTCTCCGGCTCGCATCAGGATGCGATCAAGAAGGGCATGACCGAGCGCCGCGAGCATCCGGATGCTATTTGGCACGTGCCGTATCTGCCCATTGATCCGCTCGACGTTGGCCGCAGCTATGAAGCGGTGATCCGCGTCAACAGCCAGTCGGGCAAGGGCGGCGTGTCCTACCTGCTGGAACAGGAGCACGGCGTTGAGCTGCCGCGTCGGCTGTCTATCGAATTCAGCCAGGTGGTGCAAGAAGTGGCCGAGCGCACCGGACGCGAAATTACCTCGCAGATGATTTATCAGGCCTTCAGCGACGAATACCTGGAGCGCAGCGAGCCCTTTGCGCTGGCCAGCCACCGCCTGTGGTCCGAGCCGGATAGCCCCAAGGTAAACCTGGAAGCCACCGTCGATATTGATGGCCAGCGTCAGACCCTGAGCGGCGAAGGCAACGGCCCGCTAGCAGCCTTTATCGGGGCGCTTGCCAGCGCCGGCCACGAGGTAGAAATCATCGACTACAACGAGCACTCACGCGGCCAGGGCGCCGATGCCGAAGCGGTGGCCTATGTCGAAGTTCGTCTCGATGGTAAAGCGATATTTGGCGTGGGCATTGATGACAGCATTACCAGCGCCTCGATGAAAGGCGTGCTCAGCGCCATCAATCGTCACCACTCCACCCAAGCACCGGCGGCCAACGTTACCTCGAACACGCTCGCCTAA
- a CDS encoding monovalent cation/H+ antiporter subunit A, which translates to MTLLWIALLPLLGVLVPLITYRHGRTACTLATALLPGIALALTLLQIPALAEGQPLRFTVAWLPELGLDLALRLDGLTLLFNLLILGIGLLILLYAHFYLHEDEPVGRFYAFMVLFMASMVGIVMANNLILLWLYWELTSLASFLLIGFWTTQSAARKGARMALTVTGAGGLALLAGVLLLGRIAGSFDMDVVLSSGTAIAADPRYPAMLVLVLLGAFTKSAQFPFQFWLPHAMAAPTPVSAYLHSATMVKAGIFLMARLHPALGESELWTVIVALTGTVTLLYGAWFALFKTDLKGILAFSTVSHLGLITLLLGIGSPMAILAALFHVLNHATFKAALFMSAGIIDHAAGTRELKALGGLKSTMPVMAVLTSLAAAAMAGVPLFNGFLSKEMLFTETLNTPILAGLSWLMPVLATLGGVLSVAYSLRLAHAVFFKPGRKQPPKTPHEPPRLMRAPVELLVALCVLVGVFPAFFAGGLLDLATLAVLGEPLDFQLAVWHGFNVPLAMSAIALAGGALMYWRHPDMRRFLQQFNGLDARRVFERGIMSCKYASERTVTWLEGNSLQRYMAFLLMAALVSGVVGLAQINELTGELGNQPIDGAVLFGAAMLIFGGIATAATHRFRLISLLMLSIVGLFVALTFARFSAPDLALTQLSVEVVTMILLMLALFFLPQRTPRDSSPMRNVRDILLASALGLVIASLNYAVMTRGVDSISDFFVHNSVPGGGGHNAVNVILVDFRGFDTLGEITVLALAGLAIFKLLNRLRVSMPHSDVEGRLWSPDRYPAILTSISMALLPLALLVSAFIFLRGHNQPGGGFIAGLITAVALILLYVARGVEWAQQRLDFPFQPVAVAGVATATLTGLGSWLFGQPFLTSAFGHFSLPLIGKFELATVLLFDLGVYLAVVGATLMILANLGKVTTTHRPVTESQEHHTDSTAPASGKENG; encoded by the coding sequence ATGACACTGCTGTGGATCGCCCTACTGCCGCTTTTAGGCGTGCTGGTGCCCCTGATTACCTATCGGCACGGGCGCACCGCCTGCACCCTTGCAACTGCCCTGTTACCGGGCATTGCCCTGGCGCTGACGCTGTTGCAGATCCCTGCGCTAGCCGAGGGCCAGCCGCTGCGCTTTACCGTGGCCTGGCTACCGGAGCTGGGGCTTGACCTGGCGCTGCGTCTGGACGGCTTGACGCTGCTGTTCAATCTGCTGATTTTGGGCATCGGCCTGCTCATTTTGCTGTACGCCCACTTTTATCTGCATGAAGACGAGCCCGTCGGGCGTTTTTACGCCTTTATGGTGCTGTTCATGGCGTCGATGGTCGGCATCGTCATGGCCAACAACCTGATTCTTTTGTGGCTGTACTGGGAGCTCACCAGTCTGGCCTCGTTTTTGCTGATCGGTTTTTGGACCACCCAAAGTGCAGCGCGCAAGGGCGCCCGCATGGCGCTGACCGTGACCGGCGCCGGCGGGCTGGCCCTGTTGGCCGGCGTATTACTGCTGGGCCGCATAGCGGGCAGTTTTGACATGGACGTGGTGCTCTCAAGCGGCACGGCCATTGCCGCCGACCCGCGCTATCCGGCCATGCTGGTATTGGTGCTGCTCGGCGCCTTTACCAAGTCTGCACAGTTTCCGTTTCAGTTCTGGCTGCCCCACGCCATGGCCGCACCCACGCCGGTATCGGCCTATCTGCACTCGGCCACCATGGTGAAAGCCGGTATCTTTCTCATGGCACGGCTGCATCCGGCCCTTGGCGAAAGCGAGCTATGGACGGTTATCGTCGCGCTGACCGGTACCGTTACGCTGCTGTACGGCGCCTGGTTTGCGCTGTTCAAGACCGACCTCAAGGGGATTCTGGCGTTTTCCACCGTTAGCCACCTAGGGCTTATCACGCTGTTGCTGGGCATTGGCAGCCCCATGGCGATACTCGCCGCGCTGTTTCATGTCCTCAATCACGCCACCTTCAAGGCGGCGCTGTTCATGAGTGCAGGGATCATCGATCACGCGGCCGGCACGCGCGAGCTCAAAGCACTTGGCGGGCTGAAATCCACCATGCCAGTCATGGCCGTTTTAACCTCGCTGGCCGCCGCAGCGATGGCCGGTGTGCCGCTATTTAACGGCTTTTTATCCAAGGAAATGCTGTTTACCGAAACGCTTAACACGCCGATTCTTGCCGGGCTAAGCTGGCTCATGCCGGTGTTGGCAACGCTTGGCGGTGTGCTGTCAGTGGCTTACTCACTGCGCCTGGCCCACGCGGTATTTTTCAAACCCGGGCGCAAACAGCCCCCCAAAACCCCTCACGAGCCGCCGCGCCTGATGCGCGCGCCGGTCGAGCTGCTGGTCGCGCTTTGTGTGCTGGTCGGGGTATTTCCGGCCTTTTTCGCCGGCGGCCTGCTCGACCTAGCCACCCTTGCCGTGCTCGGCGAGCCGCTGGATTTTCAGTTGGCCGTCTGGCACGGCTTTAATGTACCGCTTGCCATGAGCGCAATTGCACTGGCTGGCGGCGCGCTGATGTACTGGCGTCATCCGGATATGCGCCGTTTTCTCCAACAGTTCAACGGCTTGGATGCCCGGCGGGTGTTCGAGCGCGGCATTATGTCCTGCAAGTATGCCTCGGAGCGCACTGTCACGTGGCTGGAAGGCAACTCGCTGCAGCGCTATATGGCATTTTTGCTGATGGCCGCGTTAGTCAGCGGCGTGGTCGGGCTTGCCCAGATTAACGAATTAACCGGCGAGCTCGGCAACCAGCCAATAGATGGCGCCGTGCTGTTTGGCGCAGCAATGCTGATCTTTGGCGGCATCGCGACCGCCGCGACCCACCGCTTCCGTTTGATTTCTTTGCTGATGCTGTCAATCGTTGGCTTGTTTGTGGCGCTGACCTTTGCCCGTTTTTCGGCCCCGGATCTCGCGTTAACCCAGCTCTCGGTTGAGGTCGTCACCATGATTCTGTTGATGCTGGCGCTGTTTTTCCTGCCTCAGCGCACACCCAGGGATTCCAGCCCCATGCGCAACGTGCGCGACATATTGCTGGCAAGCGCGCTGGGGCTGGTGATCGCCAGCCTTAACTACGCGGTGATGACCCGTGGTGTGGATTCGATTTCAGATTTCTTTGTCCACAACAGCGTACCGGGCGGCGGCGGGCACAACGCGGTCAACGTGATTCTGGTCGACTTCCGTGGGTTTGATACGCTTGGGGAAATTACCGTGCTGGCGCTTGCCGGCCTGGCCATTTTCAAGCTACTCAACCGCCTGCGCGTGTCGATGCCGCACAGCGACGTTGAAGGGCGCCTGTGGTCGCCCGATCGCTACCCGGCCATCTTGACCTCTATTTCCATGGCGCTATTGCCCCTGGCGCTTTTAGTATCAGCGTTCATCTTTTTGCGCGGCCACAACCAGCCGGGCGGCGGGTTTATTGCCGGGCTGATTACCGCCGTGGCGCTCATTTTGCTGTACGTGGCGCGGGGCGTGGAATGGGCCCAGCAGCGGCTTGATTTCCCCTTCCAGCCGGTTGCCGTGGCGGGCGTTGCCACGGCAACGCTGACTGGCCTTGGCAGCTGGCTGTTCGGGCAGCCTTTTTTAACCTCGGCCTTCGGCCATTTTTCGCTGCCGTTAATCGGCAAGTTCGAATTGGCAACGGTGCTCCTGTTTGATCTTGGGGTGTATCTGGCGGTCGTTGGCGCCACGCTGATGATCCTCGCCAAC